GCGTCCCGCTCCGGATCGAGATCGGACCGAAAGACGTAGCGAAGGCGCAGGTGGTTCTCGCGAGGCGCGATACGCGCGAGAAGACGGCCGTTCCGATCGGCGAAGCGGCGGACGGGCTCCCCGCGAAGCTCGAAGAAATCCAGCGCGCCCTCTTCGAGCGAGCGCGGAAGTTCCGCGACGAGCACACGCACGCGGTCGATGATTATGAAGACCTAAAGAAACTCGTCGAAAAGGGCGGCTTCGCCTTCGCCCACTGGGACGGAACGCGCGAAACCGAAGCCGCGATCAAGGAAGAGACGAAAGCGACGATCCGGTGCATCCCGTTCGGGGGGGGCGCGGAAGAGGGGCGCTGCGTTCGGAGCGGCAACCCTTCGAAGCAACGCGTGTACATCGCCCGCGCGTACTAACGGTACCTGATACCCTATTACCCATCGGGGAGCGCTCCAACTAGCCTACTTGTTGCTGGGTAATGGGACAGCAAATAGGGTATCAGGTCCCGAAAAGCGGACAGAAGGAGAAGAACACGATGGGTCTTCCGAAGGACTTCCTCGAAATCCTCGCGTGTCCGGAGACGAAGGCGCCGGTCGTCGAGGACGGAGACTGGCTCGTCTCGACCGATGCGAAAACTCGGCGCCGCTATCCGGTTCGCGACGGCATCCCGATCCTGCTCGTCGAGGAATCCGAGATGATGGGCGAGGAAGCGTGGCGCGAGGTGATGAAGCGCCACGCCTTGTGAAAGAACTGGTGTCAGACACCGATTTCCAGACTATAGGGAAAACTGGTGGTGTCCAATAGGTGTCGGATACCGATTCCGATGATGAGCAACCGATGATCCTCGGAATGGATTGGGGCACTCTCCTTCTCGGCGTGCTCGTCTTCTTCGCCCGCGTGCTCGACGTCTCTGTCGGGACGATGCGGACGATCAGCATCGTGCAGGGGAAGACGCGCACGGCCTTTTTCCTCGGGCTCGTCGAGGTGAGCACGTGGCTCGCGGTCGTCGCCGCGGTCGTTAACCGCGTCATCGACCAGCCGATCCTCGGCGTCTTCTACGCCTTCGGCTTCTCGACCGGCAACGTCGTCGGGATCAAGCTCGAGAGGCGGCTCGCCTTCGGACACACCGTCTTTCGCGTGATCACGCCGGAGAAAGGCGATGAGATGGCGACGTCGGTCCGCGCCGCCGGGTTCCCGGTGACGACGTTCACCGGACAGGGGATGAGCGGGCTGGTGACCGAGCTCTACATCGTCTGCAGAAGAAGAGACCTCAAGCGCCTCGTTCCGATCGTCCTCGGCATCGACCCGACCGCGTTCTATATCACCGAGCAGGCGGGGAGCGTGAGCAAGCTCCGCCGTCCTTTCATGACGCCCCGCACCGACTGGCGCGCGATCTTCAAGAATAAGTAGGCGCCCGCCGCCCCGCCGAATTCGTCAGACGTCCGCTTCCCCAGCGAGAACGCGCTGCACCGCGTCCGGTATCTCCGCCGCGCGCCCCACGATCACTTCGGCGCCCTCGATCTCCTCGCGCGAGCCGAAGCCGTAGGCGCATCCGACCGAACGAGCGCCGTTCGCGCGGGCCGCCTCGACGTCGTCCCGCCGGTCCCCGATCCCGACGACCGGCCGGACCGCCTCGCGCGCGAGAAGATCCCTCATCATGAGCGTCTTGTTCTCGCCTTCGATCTCGCGGTACCGCACGGCGCCGAAGAAACGCGCGATCCCCATGCTCTCGAGAACCGTGCGCACGTAGGGGTTCCGACCGTTCGAGCAGATCGCCATCCGAAAACCTTCGCGCGCGAAGCGATCGAGAACCTCCGGAACGTCCAGAAAGAGCGCTCCTTTCGACGGGACGAGCTCCACCTCGCGGCGTTCGATCTCGACAAGAGCTTCTTCGATGTTCCGTTCGGGCGCGAGCGAGCGGAGCCAGGCGTGAAACTCGTGGATCGGCCTTCCGAAGTAAGAACAGATTTCCCGCGCGCTCGGACGGGCGAGCCCGATCCGGTCGAGCGTCTCCCACACCGCGGCGGCGGTCGCCCCGTCCCCCCGAAAGAGCGTCCCGTCGAGATCGAACACGAGAAGAGCTCGTTTGTTCATATGAATGACCTTCGATTCGGCCGGCCGCGGTTCGCGCGGAGCGCGGCTTCAACGTTTCTGCAACAGAAGACCGATCTCCCGCTCCGCGAGGTCCGCCCGGCGGTCCGCGACCGACCACGCGGTCCACCGCGAGAGACTCTCGATGAAGCCGCCCATCGGATGATCGTCCTTGTACGCGTGTTGCAGCAAGGTTCGAAAACGCGTCGGGTCGAAATCGGGAATCGTCTCCGCGTCGGGACTCGGAACGACGAACGTCGGATCGAGACGCGCGGCCTGGGCGAAGAGGTCCATCGCCCGGCGCGTCTTCTCGCGGTAGGCCGGATAGCTCTCTCCCTCCCGGAAGTCGAGGAGCGCGAGCGCGGCGCGCACCCTTCCGAGAAGATCGAGAAGGATCCCGTCCCCCTGCGCCGGCGGGTCCGGGATCATCCCTGCAACGATCTTCTCCGCTCGCTCGAGCTCCGGACGCCCCTCCGCGTCCGCCGCCCGCCCGCTCTGATAGAGCGCGAACGCCTCGAGAAGGCCTCGCGCGCGCCGCGTCCGCGGGTCCTCCGTCTCGGGAAGGGCGGCCAGCGCGTCGGCGGCCGCGCGATACTCTCCTCGTTCGAACCGAACGAGCGCCATGCGGGCGCGAACGTTCGCTTCCGGAACGGGCGCGAGCCCGCTCGCGAGAACGGCTTCGTACCGCGCCGACGCTCCGGCGAGATCTCCCTGCGCGCGGAGAAGATCTCCCTCGACGAGTGAAAGGTCGATCCGTCCAGGACCGAGGCGGGAGGCGACGCGGAGCGCCTCGAACGCCCGATCGGTCATGCGCGACCGAAGGTAGGCCCATGCCGCCGCGCCGTGTCCGACCGCGCGAAGCGGCTCGACCGCGGCGACCGCCGCGCGGTGCTCCCGGATCAGCCTCTCGTGCTCGCCCGTTCGATCGAGCAGGAGAAGCGTGTTCTCGAGCCCGAAGGGATCGTCCGGCCGGATGGCTCGGAAGCGCGCGAGCTCTCCGTGGGCATCCTCCCAGCGCCGGAGAAGAAGAAGCGCGATGAGACGGAGCTTCTCCTCGTCCGATCCCGGGGTCGCCTTCCCCACGAGAGCGTTCGCCGCGGTGAGCGCGGTCTCTGCGTCCCCCGCGCGCGCGGCGTCCCGAAAGAGGAGATCGAGAACACCCGGAAGAGAGGGGGCGAGAAGAAAGAGATCGCGGAGGCGGTCCGACTTCGTCGCGAGCGCGCGCTGCTCGGCGAGCGATGCGATGTCGCGCCAGATCGCGGCCGCCGTCGCCGTGTCGAAAGGCGCCGGCTCGGCCGCGTCGAAGATCACGATCTCGTCGACGGCGAGCCCGCCCCCGGGCCCGACCGAGATCCCGAAGCGCCCGGGCGGGGAAGGATCGACCGCGCGCTCGAAGAGCGGCTCTCCGTTCAGGTGGACGCGAACCGCTCCTCCTCCCGACCAATAATCGAGAGTGTTCCATCGCCCGAATCGGAAATGCGGATTC
The DNA window shown above is from Candidatus Eisenbacteria bacterium and carries:
- a CDS encoding DUF2179 domain-containing protein, whose amino-acid sequence is MILGMDWGTLLLGVLVFFARVLDVSVGTMRTISIVQGKTRTAFFLGLVEVSTWLAVVAAVVNRVIDQPILGVFYAFGFSTGNVVGIKLERRLAFGHTVFRVITPEKGDEMATSVRAAGFPVTTFTGQGMSGLVTELYIVCRRRDLKRLVPIVLGIDPTAFYITEQAGSVSKLRRPFMTPRTDWRAIFKNK
- a CDS encoding HAD family hydrolase; amino-acid sequence: MNKRALLVFDLDGTLFRGDGATAAAVWETLDRIGLARPSAREICSYFGRPIHEFHAWLRSLAPERNIEEALVEIERREVELVPSKGALFLDVPEVLDRFAREGFRMAICSNGRNPYVRTVLESMGIARFFGAVRYREIEGENKTLMMRDLLAREAVRPVVGIGDRRDDVEAARANGARSVGCAYGFGSREEIEGAEVIVGRAAEIPDAVQRVLAGEADV